From Sphingobacteriales bacterium:
CCTTGCAGGTTTTGCAGGATATGGGCAAAAGATACAACCAGGAAAGTCTTAACAAGCGTGCTACCGATGAATTGAGCCGTTTGCAGAAATTGTTCGGGATGATGTAAGACAAGGCATGGCTATTCAGACTGCTGAAAGAATATCACCTTATGAAGCTTCGGACAAAGTCATTTTTGTCCGAAGCTTTTTTGCTTATCTTGAAGCAGCAAAAATTATCCGCGGATCTGTACTTGAAATCGGAAGCGGGATGGGCTATGGCCTTCCCGAACTGGTTCCAAAATCAACGGAATACATCACAGTGGACAAGTATCAGTCGAAGCTGGTTGAACAATATGTTGCAGAAGGGAAGCTCAGGTTTATTCAGACCACCGTTCCTCCCCTTTCAGATATCGGAGATGAATCAGTCGATTTTGTGGTTTGTTTTCAGTTGATTGAACACATCAGAAAAGACAGGATACTACTTCACGAAATCAAAAGGGTTTTGAAAAAAGGAGGCAAAGCCATCATCACTACACCCAACAGGAAAATGTCGCTGACCCGGAACCCATGGCATAT
This genomic window contains:
- a CDS encoding class I SAM-dependent methyltransferase — its product is MAIQTAERISPYEASDKVIFVRSFFAYLEAAKIIRGSVLEIGSGMGYGLPELVPKSTEYITVDKYQSKLVEQYVAEGKLRFIQTTVPPLSDIGDESVDFVVCFQLIEHIRKDRILLHEIKRVLKKGGKAIITTPNRKMSLTRNPWHIREYTVSEFQKMLSGIFSSHTIYGVYGNDKVTAYYEQNKKSVQRITRFDIFRLQYILPRFLLKIPYDILNRMNRKKLLNNNTGLISEISVSDYSLKPADDYCYDIFAIAEK